Proteins from one Sphingomonas insulae genomic window:
- a CDS encoding DUF2628 domain-containing protein encodes MTDIAERLQTLATLHGAGHLTDDEFIFQKAATLRSTFVDAPPSANYEDSDLPAIWQERFAYFDEHGAPNTPSGKRSFRQGSMGQRIRLGGNFKAFFFGIIYLMVLGLWKRAIMVTVLSILVAAAFGAIGGSALANGAGFGIMAFNMWTTNGAFYRKRRTGRDTWNIFI; translated from the coding sequence ATGACCGACATAGCGGAACGTCTGCAGACCCTCGCCACTCTTCATGGCGCAGGACACCTTACCGACGATGAATTTATCTTCCAAAAAGCGGCGACGCTGCGGTCCACCTTCGTCGATGCTCCCCCTTCGGCCAACTATGAGGATTCAGATCTCCCCGCCATTTGGCAGGAGCGCTTTGCCTATTTCGATGAACACGGCGCGCCCAACACCCCTTCGGGTAAACGTTCGTTTCGGCAGGGCAGTATGGGTCAGCGCATCCGGCTCGGTGGCAACTTCAAGGCGTTTTTCTTTGGGATCATCTACCTGATGGTGCTCGGTCTCTGGAAGCGCGCAATCATGGTGACCGTCCTCTCGATATTGGTCGCCGCCGCATTCGGGGCGATTGGCGGTTCGGCGCTAGCCAACGGTGCCGGCTTCGGCATCATGGCCTTCAACATGTGGACGACGAACGGCGCATTCTATCGCAAGAGGCGGACCGGCAGGGACACTTGGAACATCTTCATTTGA
- a CDS encoding alpha/beta hydrolase produces MLGCSTAVLAQSSNSVNAAPPSPPSAVAAQPPKAAADMQMVLDQLPLLGAKPIETLTPVKARIQPSAADAAKAVMRTKGMSTAPDPAMTTRDLPYGSDPMQYVRIYKPANATGAPMPVIVYYHGGGWVIADVNTYDAAPRLLSKQLNAIVVSVEYRHAPEFKFPAQHDDAYAAYDWVLQNAQSWGGDTSKLALAGESAGGNLAVATAIHARDSKLTMPVHVLSVYPIANSSMILPSRTDAANAKPLNTAMLKWFGYYYTNTMADMQDPRLNLVGANLRDLPPTTIVNAQIDPLRSDGETLAAAMKSAGDKVEQRTFPGVTHEFFGMGTVVRGAYDANAYAIARLKAAFGIRN; encoded by the coding sequence ATGCTCGGCTGTTCCACTGCCGTGCTCGCACAGTCGAGCAACTCAGTGAACGCGGCGCCACCATCTCCGCCGTCCGCGGTAGCGGCCCAGCCGCCTAAGGCTGCAGCCGACATGCAGATGGTGCTTGACCAACTTCCGTTGCTCGGCGCCAAGCCGATCGAGACGCTGACGCCGGTCAAAGCCCGCATCCAGCCGTCCGCAGCGGACGCAGCCAAAGCCGTAATGCGCACGAAGGGTATGTCGACCGCACCTGACCCGGCGATGACGACGCGGGACCTGCCTTATGGCAGCGATCCGATGCAATATGTGCGGATCTATAAGCCGGCGAATGCGACCGGCGCGCCGATGCCCGTGATCGTCTACTATCATGGCGGCGGTTGGGTGATCGCCGACGTCAACACCTACGACGCCGCCCCGCGCCTGCTGTCGAAGCAGCTCAATGCGATCGTCGTATCGGTCGAGTATCGACACGCGCCCGAGTTCAAATTCCCGGCGCAGCACGACGACGCGTACGCAGCGTACGACTGGGTTCTTCAGAATGCACAGAGCTGGGGCGGCGATACGAGCAAGCTGGCGCTCGCCGGCGAAAGCGCGGGCGGCAACCTTGCTGTCGCAACTGCGATCCATGCACGTGATAGCAAGCTGACCATGCCGGTCCACGTCCTGTCAGTCTACCCGATCGCAAACAGCAGCATGATTCTGCCCTCCCGGACCGATGCCGCCAACGCCAAGCCGCTCAATACGGCGATGTTGAAGTGGTTCGGCTATTATTATACGAATACGATGGCGGACATGCAGGACCCCCGCTTGAACCTAGTGGGCGCAAACTTACGCGATCTTCCGCCCACGACGATCGTCAACGCACAGATCGATCCACTCCGCTCGGACGGGGAAACGCTTGCTGCCGCGATGAAGTCGGCAGGCGACAAGGTCGAGCAGCGTACCTTCCCCGGCGTGACGCACGAGTTCTTCGGCATGGGGACGGTGGTCCGCGGTGCCTATGACGCCAATGCCTACGCCATCGCTCGCCTCAAGGCCGCATTCGGCATCCGCAACTGA
- a CDS encoding methyl-accepting chemotaxis protein encodes MRNLLEQRPFPVPGNEAERLAELAAYQILDTASEQVFDDVVRLAQSLFEVATSTVSLIDAERQWFKARVGLEACETGRDAAFCGHAILEGEVMVVPDAAADARFADNSLVTGPPHIRFYAGAPLTTPAGFNIGTLCIFDPAPRPGGFSGQERAHLTMLADMVMERLIARRLRLERQQEAEQVRSVAERLSDAASQLEQQAKELSALAADGELRADAAGQGVGQLVLMGGEVETILKGVARDIEHVSDDTETMRVTVSGLGSHLEGIGSVAGEISAIASQTKMLALNASIEAARAGDSGRSFAVVANEVRLLAGATAEATDHILSELRAIEQTVTRAVERCDKLAERVESMQASSGRIKATAGLQSATRAHVGEEIGDAVFAVRQIGARARIVDEQSESVLSEVIALRRHADSLMQRYLQTPNQ; translated from the coding sequence GTGAGGAATCTTTTGGAGCAACGGCCCTTTCCAGTTCCCGGCAATGAGGCCGAACGTCTTGCCGAGTTGGCAGCTTATCAAATTCTCGACACCGCGTCGGAGCAGGTGTTCGATGACGTGGTCAGGCTGGCGCAGAGCCTGTTTGAAGTCGCTACCAGCACGGTCTCGCTTATCGATGCCGAACGGCAGTGGTTCAAGGCTCGCGTCGGGCTCGAGGCCTGTGAAACTGGCCGGGACGCTGCTTTCTGCGGGCACGCCATTTTAGAGGGCGAGGTCATGGTGGTGCCCGATGCCGCCGCAGACGCGCGCTTTGCCGACAATTCACTGGTCACGGGGCCACCACATATCCGGTTTTACGCCGGAGCACCGTTGACCACCCCGGCTGGTTTTAACATTGGCACCTTGTGCATCTTTGATCCCGCGCCAAGACCCGGTGGGTTTAGCGGGCAGGAGCGCGCCCACCTGACCATGCTTGCCGATATGGTAATGGAGCGTCTTATAGCTCGCCGTCTGCGACTGGAACGACAGCAGGAAGCTGAGCAGGTGCGATCGGTAGCCGAACGGCTAAGCGACGCGGCATCGCAGCTTGAACAACAGGCCAAGGAATTGTCCGCGCTGGCGGCCGATGGCGAGCTGCGCGCTGATGCGGCGGGTCAGGGTGTCGGGCAGCTTGTCCTCATGGGCGGCGAGGTTGAGACAATATTGAAAGGAGTTGCCCGCGACATCGAGCATGTCTCGGATGATACTGAAACGATGCGGGTGACTGTCTCGGGTCTCGGATCTCATCTCGAGGGAATCGGTTCAGTTGCCGGCGAGATATCTGCCATTGCGTCGCAGACCAAGATGCTCGCACTAAATGCGTCAATCGAAGCAGCAAGAGCCGGAGACAGCGGCAGAAGCTTTGCCGTGGTGGCAAACGAGGTTCGCCTATTGGCAGGGGCGACTGCGGAAGCGACAGATCATATTTTGAGTGAACTGCGGGCGATCGAGCAAACAGTCACGCGGGCCGTCGAACGATGCGACAAACTCGCCGAACGTGTCGAATCCATGCAAGCGAGCTCTGGCAGGATCAAGGCTACGGCAGGTCTACAGAGCGCAACCCGAGCGCATGTGGGCGAAGAGATCGGCGATGCAGTTTTCGCCGTCCGCCAGATCGGTGCCCGCGCCAGGATTGTGGATGAACAAAGTGAGTCTGTACTCAGCGAGGTCATCGCTTTGCGACGGCATGCCGATAGTTTGATGCAACGTTACCTACAGACACCAAATCAATAA
- a CDS encoding superinfection immunity protein codes for MYAGSSIFKILIAIAWVASPLSMAHAAGQAANVVSECLQPEDPSCLGNGTSALPVDRVQTAAGEPDAMVAAVEEPERLPAAVPDETNTTIPASIAAPVEAGLALQDSDVVSASRPDASARSSDSDGAAALGIGLIILCLVGLAIYFAPTLIALIRGHSYTWVIFALNLCGGWTGLGWLAAMVWAVWPTEKALIDPVVGNVTGRGTRNAGDALGAAAFGRERGYAAERTRSGSSGSDGMSTLEQLGRLGALRANGVIDDAEFHAAKTALLART; via the coding sequence ATGTACGCAGGATCGTCCATCTTCAAGATACTGATTGCCATCGCCTGGGTAGCGTCGCCCTTGTCCATGGCTCACGCGGCAGGGCAGGCTGCAAACGTTGTTTCGGAATGCCTGCAGCCGGAGGATCCTTCCTGCCTGGGCAACGGAACATCGGCGCTGCCGGTCGACCGCGTTCAGACGGCCGCTGGTGAGCCTGACGCCATGGTGGCTGCGGTCGAGGAACCGGAACGACTACCGGCAGCGGTGCCGGATGAGACCAACACGACGATCCCTGCCTCCATCGCCGCTCCGGTAGAGGCTGGCCTGGCGTTGCAAGACTCCGACGTCGTCAGCGCTTCCCGTCCAGACGCTTCAGCTCGCTCAAGCGATAGCGACGGAGCGGCGGCACTCGGCATAGGTTTGATCATCCTCTGCCTCGTTGGGCTCGCGATCTACTTCGCCCCGACACTGATCGCGTTGATCCGGGGACACTCGTACACTTGGGTGATCTTCGCGCTGAACCTCTGCGGTGGCTGGACCGGCTTGGGCTGGCTGGCAGCGATGGTCTGGGCCGTGTGGCCGACGGAGAAGGCCTTGATCGACCCGGTCGTTGGAAACGTGACCGGTCGCGGCACTCGCAACGCTGGCGACGCACTGGGAGCGGCGGCCTTCGGGCGGGAGCGTGGCTACGCCGCCGAGAGGACCCGCAGTGGATCTTCAGGCTCGGACGGCATGTCGACGCTCGAACAACTGGGCAGGCTCGGCGCGCTCCGTGCCAACGGGGTGATCGATGACGCGGAGTTCCACGCCGCGAAGACGGCGCTGCTCGCCCGAACCTGA
- a CDS encoding IS3 family transposase (programmed frameshift): MKRKQFSEEQIIGILKEAEAGAVVTELCRKHGMSSATYYAWKAKFGGLEVSDAKRLRSLEEENARLKRLLADTMLDNAGLKDLLSKKLVTPAAKRQAVAHLRATLRMSERRACMVIGADRTSMRYRSCRADDGDLRSRLCELAQQRRRFGYRRLHILLRRDGITINRKKTQRLYREEGLTVRRRKGRRRATGSRAPAPMLALPNQRWSLDFVHDQLVTGRRFRVLNIVDDVTRECLRAVVDTSISGRRVVRELTDLIAERGRPKMIVSDNGTELTSNAVLAWCGDVGVEWHYIAPGRPTQNGFVESFNGRMRDELLNETLFFTIGQARSILARWVDDYNTERPHSSLGYATPAAFAAGLEQQRAGLTPPVASSALMRDNTGRSLVAAG, translated from the exons ATGAAGCGGAAGCAGTTTTCGGAAGAGCAGATCATCGGCATCCTTAAGGAGGCCGAGGCGGGTGCAGTGGTGACGGAGCTGTGCCGCAAACACGGCATGTCGAGCGCGACCTACTATGCATGGAAGGCGAAGTTCGGCGGCCTGGAGGTATCCGACGCGAAGCGTCTGAGGTCGCTCGAAGAGGAGAACGCGCGGCTCAAGCGGCTGCTCGCGGACACGATGCTCGACAACGCGGGGTTGAAAGACCTGCTGTCAAAAAAGT TGGTGACGCCCGCCGCGAAGCGGCAAGCGGTCGCACATCTCCGGGCGACGCTGCGGATGAGCGAGCGGCGGGCGTGCATGGTCATCGGGGCGGACCGCACGAGCATGCGGTATCGCTCGTGCCGGGCAGATGATGGCGACCTGCGGTCGCGGCTGTGCGAGCTGGCGCAGCAGCGCCGGCGGTTCGGCTATCGGCGGCTGCATATCCTGCTTCGCCGGGACGGCATCACGATCAACCGCAAGAAGACCCAGCGGCTCTACCGCGAGGAAGGGCTGACGGTCAGGCGCCGGAAGGGACGAAGGCGCGCTACAGGCAGCCGGGCGCCCGCGCCAATGCTGGCGCTCCCCAACCAGCGCTGGAGCCTGGACTTCGTGCACGACCAGCTCGTGACCGGCCGCCGGTTCCGCGTGCTCAACATCGTCGACGACGTGACGCGCGAATGCCTCCGGGCGGTGGTGGACACGTCGATCTCGGGCCGGCGGGTGGTGCGCGAATTGACCGATCTGATCGCCGAGCGCGGAAGGCCGAAGATGATCGTCAGCGACAATGGGACCGAACTCACCTCAAACGCGGTGCTCGCATGGTGCGGCGACGTGGGCGTCGAGTGGCATTACATCGCGCCGGGTCGGCCGACGCAGAACGGGTTCGTGGAGAGCTTCAATGGTCGCATGCGCGACGAACTGCTCAACGAGACGCTGTTCTTCACCATCGGTCAGGCCCGCTCGATCCTGGCCCGCTGGGTCGACGACTACAACACCGAGCGGCCCCACTCGTCGCTGGGCTACGCTACCCCGGCGGCATTCGCCGCTGGGCTCGAACAGCAACGGGCGGGATTAACCCCGCCCGTTGCTTCATCTGCGCTCATGCGCGACAACACCGGTCGGTCTCTGGTCGCAGCTGGATGA
- a CDS encoding DUF6894 family protein: MSKLYIHAISSEFRSRDDGIEYDQPEDALATAVQSAAAMALDEIYAGKTNTAIEVRIEHADGTPLLRSVVSMSVTALLPILSEQVNLPKTNVGRDRRR, from the coding sequence ATGTCGAAGCTCTACATTCACGCCATCAGCTCGGAGTTTCGGTCGCGCGATGACGGTATCGAATATGATCAGCCTGAGGACGCGCTCGCCACAGCCGTCCAAAGCGCTGCTGCTATGGCGCTCGATGAAATTTACGCAGGCAAGACGAACACTGCTATAGAGGTCAGAATTGAACATGCAGACGGAACGCCGTTGCTGCGATCGGTTGTGAGCATGTCGGTCACCGCTCTCCTGCCAATTCTTTCAGAACAAGTAAACCTCCCAAAAACAAATGTCGGCCGTGATCGCAGACGGTAA
- a CDS encoding Crp/Fnr family transcriptional regulator, whose amino-acid sequence MSNRFIEKLRKLAELGEPELRALERVTAHPKTIRSRKDLIREGDPPGPVLVVLEGWAFRYKVLPSGTRQIMAFLMPGDACDLHANMLAEMDHSIQTVTEASIATINRADMNEMMTSYPRIACAMYVAQLIDEGTLRAWIVSLGRRSSVERVAHLILELFLRAVRIELSDGTTMELPLPQAVLADALGMTPVHINRILQELRRSGAIELSRGVLRIKDPAALTHISGFDANYLHKRLK is encoded by the coding sequence ATGAGTAACCGTTTCATCGAAAAGCTGCGCAAACTTGCCGAGCTCGGCGAGCCTGAACTGCGCGCATTGGAGCGCGTCACCGCGCACCCGAAAACCATCAGATCACGAAAAGATCTGATCCGCGAGGGTGATCCGCCGGGTCCGGTACTGGTGGTGTTGGAGGGTTGGGCCTTCCGCTACAAGGTTCTACCGAGTGGCACCCGCCAGATCATGGCCTTTCTCATGCCTGGTGACGCATGCGACCTGCATGCCAATATGCTCGCCGAGATGGACCATAGCATCCAAACCGTCACCGAGGCCTCGATCGCAACGATCAACCGCGCGGACATGAACGAGATGATGACGTCCTACCCCCGCATTGCGTGCGCGATGTATGTGGCACAGCTTATTGATGAGGGGACGCTGCGCGCTTGGATTGTCAGCCTGGGTCGTCGCTCCAGTGTCGAGCGGGTCGCCCATTTGATACTGGAATTGTTCCTTCGGGCGGTTCGCATCGAGCTGAGCGACGGCACCACCATGGAGTTGCCGCTTCCACAGGCGGTGCTGGCTGATGCACTTGGTATGACGCCGGTCCACATCAACCGCATTCTCCAGGAGCTGCGACGCTCGGGTGCGATCGAGCTGAGCCGAGGCGTATTGCGCATCAAGGACCCTGCCGCCCTGACACACATATCCGGCTTCGATGCCAACTACCTGCACAAGCGCCTGAAATAG